In Arthrobacter citreus, a single genomic region encodes these proteins:
- a CDS encoding RNA methyltransferase, translating to MKQIDSIQNNSVKAWKKLHTKKGRDKAKQYMVEGFHLVEEAIKQDAPILHLLISEEIDLPSNFSTGSMDITYISKEVCKELSETETTQGIFAIIEFSFVRIDFEKVSKLLLIDEVQDPGNVGTMIRTADAAGFDGVILGSGTSDLYNAKTIRSTQGSIFHLPILRGDLTEVVSNLKEKGITVYGTSLQNAKPFNEVKTSNRFAIIVGNEGKGVNSTLLSLTDENLYIPIYGKAESLNVGIAAGILMYSL from the coding sequence ATGAAACAAATTGATTCCATTCAAAATAATTCTGTAAAGGCTTGGAAAAAACTACATACAAAAAAAGGAAGAGATAAGGCTAAACAATATATGGTTGAAGGTTTTCATTTAGTTGAGGAAGCAATAAAGCAGGATGCACCGATTCTTCATTTATTAATCAGTGAAGAAATTGATCTGCCTTCTAATTTTTCAACAGGGTCAATGGATATTACGTATATATCTAAAGAGGTTTGTAAGGAATTAAGTGAAACAGAAACGACGCAAGGCATCTTTGCAATTATTGAATTTTCATTTGTGAGAATTGATTTTGAGAAAGTGTCAAAATTATTATTAATTGATGAGGTTCAAGATCCAGGTAATGTTGGAACGATGATTCGAACTGCGGATGCTGCTGGATTTGATGGCGTTATATTAGGTTCAGGTACAAGTGATCTATATAATGCTAAAACGATTCGATCAACCCAAGGATCAATATTCCATTTACCGATTTTACGAGGAGATTTAACCGAAGTAGTTTCAAATTTGAAAGAAAAGGGAATAACTGTTTATGGAACTTCTCTTCAAAATGCAAAACCATTTAATGAAGTAAAAACTTCAAATCGTTTTGCCATTATTGTAGGAAATGAAGGGAAAGGTGTAAATTCAACCTTACTTTCATTAACGGATGAAAATCTATATATACCTATTTATGGTAAAGCTGAATCGTTAAATGTTGGTATTGCAGCAGGAATTCTAATGTATAGCTTGTGA
- the sspI gene encoding small acid-soluble spore protein SspI, which produces MNFNIRGAVLHNISGNKSDQLEATIVDAIQSGEEKVLPGLGVLLEVFWSHATEDQKHDLLSVLENGVSQ; this is translated from the coding sequence ATGAATTTTAATATTCGCGGTGCAGTTCTTCACAATATTTCAGGTAATAAAAGTGATCAATTAGAAGCAACAATTGTAGATGCTATTCAAAGTGGTGAGGAAAAAGTATTGCCAGGTTTAGGTGTACTTCTCGAAGTTTTTTGGAGTCACGCTACTGAAGACCAAAAGCATGATCTTCTCTCAGTATTAGAAAATGGAGTAAGTCAATAA
- a CDS encoding collagen-like protein, with protein sequence MPPLPQQPSEEPEINPNQSEQIPPIPPFPPFPPTGPTGPTGATGPRGPHGPQGPQGERGKRGKEGEEGERGRRGPIGPMGPAGTPGTAGATGATGAAGTPGTVGATGATGPAGVTGPSGGPAGPTGESGATGATGPAGATGPAGATGPQGVAGPAGPAGATGPAGPAGIPGATGPAGPQGSPGPQGATGPAGTPGTPGAPGATGPTGAAGTPGAPGATGAAGTPGAAGATGATGAAGTPGAAGATGATGAAGTPGATGATGAAGTPGAAGATGATGAAGTPGAAGATGPTGAAGTPGTAGATGATGAAGTPGAPGATGPTGAAGTPGTPGATGATGAAGTPGATGATGAAGTPGATGATGAAGTPGATGATGSVGATGIPGASAIIPFASGLPVALVSALFNTAGTQGLIGFGDNGTVVSVLGAPISIAGGPGLLQNLAFSMPRAGILTSVSAYFSTTVALTLLGSVTITARVYTSPTPNNTFTQVASAPLTPSLTGVLALGAISSVTVALPNIPVTAGTRVLLVFTADSSGLDLATVIAGYASGGLSIN encoded by the coding sequence ATTCCACCACTACCACAACAGCCATCAGAAGAACCAGAAATCAATCCTAATCAATCAGAACAAATTCCACCAATTCCGCCATTTCCACCGTTTCCTCCGACTGGTCCAACAGGTCCAACAGGAGCAACGGGTCCACGAGGTCCACATGGTCCACAAGGACCACAAGGAGAAAGAGGTAAACGAGGAAAAGAAGGTGAAGAAGGAGAAAGAGGAAGAAGAGGTCCAATTGGTCCAATGGGTCCAGCAGGAACACCAGGTACTGCAGGAGCAACAGGAGCAACAGGAGCAGCAGGAACACCAGGTACTGTAGGAGCAACAGGAGCAACAGGTCCAGCGGGAGTAACAGGCCCTTCAGGAGGCCCAGCAGGTCCAACAGGAGAATCAGGAGCAACAGGAGCAACAGGTCCAGCGGGAGCAACAGGTCCAGCAGGAGCAACAGGTCCACAAGGAGTAGCAGGTCCAGCAGGTCCAGCAGGAGCAACAGGTCCAGCAGGCCCAGCAGGAATTCCAGGAGCAACAGGTCCAGCAGGTCCACAAGGCTCACCTGGTCCACAAGGAGCAACAGGCCCAGCAGGAACGCCTGGAACACCAGGAGCACCGGGAGCAACAGGCCCAACAGGAGCAGCAGGAACACCAGGGGCACCAGGAGCAACAGGGGCAGCAGGAACACCAGGAGCAGCTGGAGCAACAGGAGCAACAGGAGCAGCAGGAACACCAGGAGCAGCTGGAGCAACAGGAGCAACAGGAGCAGCAGGAACACCAGGAGCAACAGGAGCAACAGGAGCAGCAGGAACACCAGGAGCAGCTGGAGCAACAGGAGCAACAGGGGCAGCAGGAACACCAGGAGCAGCTGGAGCAACAGGCCCAACAGGGGCAGCAGGAACACCAGGTACTGCAGGAGCAACAGGAGCAACAGGAGCAGCAGGAACACCGGGAGCACCTGGAGCAACAGGCCCAACAGGAGCAGCGGGAACACCAGGAACACCAGGAGCAACAGGAGCAACAGGAGCAGCAGGAACACCAGGAGCAACAGGAGCAACAGGAGCAGCAGGAACACCAGGAGCAACAGGAGCAACAGGGGCAGCAGGAACACCAGGAGCAACAGGAGCAACAGGTTCAGTAGGAGCAACAGGTATACCTGGGGCATCGGCTATTATCCCATTTGCATCTGGACTTCCAGTAGCATTAGTATCAGCTTTATTTAATACAGCAGGAACACAAGGTTTAATCGGATTTGGTGACAACGGAACAGTAGTTAGTGTACTAGGAGCACCAATCAGTATTGCCGGAGGACCAGGCTTATTACAAAACCTAGCATTTTCTATGCCACGTGCTGGTATTCTTACTTCAGTGTCAGCGTACTTTAGTACTACAGTAGCATTAACTTTATTAGGATCAGTTACAATTACTGCGAGAGTTTATACTTCTCCTACACCTAATAACACATTTACGCAAGTAGCAAGCGCTCCATTGACTCCTAGCTTAACAGGTGTTTTAGCTTTAGGCGCTATTAGCTCTGTAACAGTCGCATTACCAAATATTCCTGTAACAGCAGGAACTAGAGTATTGCTAGTATTTACTGCTGACTCAAGCGGCTTAGATCTTGCAACAGTAATTGCGGGCTATGCTAGCGGCGGATTATCAATTAACTAA
- the pheS gene encoding phenylalanine--tRNA ligase subunit alpha — translation MQERLVSLQADAIKQIEEAKDLKALNEVRIAYLGKKGPITEAMKAMKDLSPEERPKMGAVANEVRAAIQEKLEAKQVVLEQNAINEKLESESIDVTLPGRPVHAGGAHPLRAVIQEIEDLFIGMGYEIAEGPEVEKDYYNFEALNLPKGHPARDMQDSFYISEETLMRTHTSPVQARTMEANTEKGPIKIICPGKVYRRDDDDATHSHQFMQIEGLVIGENISMSDLKGTLQLFAKKMFGEDREIRLRPSFFPFTEPSVEMDISCMKCGGKGCNMCKQTGWIEILGAGMVHPNVLEMAGYNPKEVQGFAFGMGPERIALLKYGIDDIRHFYTNDIRFLKQFQQM, via the coding sequence ATGCAAGAGCGTTTAGTTTCTTTACAAGCAGATGCGATTAAGCAAATAGAAGAAGCAAAAGATTTAAAAGCATTAAATGAAGTGAGAATTGCCTATCTTGGAAAAAAAGGTCCGATTACTGAGGCGATGAAAGCAATGAAGGATTTATCTCCTGAAGAGCGCCCAAAAATGGGAGCTGTTGCTAATGAAGTACGTGCAGCTATTCAAGAGAAACTTGAAGCAAAACAAGTTGTCTTAGAACAAAATGCAATCAATGAAAAGTTAGAAAGCGAATCAATTGACGTAACACTTCCTGGAAGACCAGTTCATGCAGGTGGCGCACATCCACTTAGAGCGGTTATTCAAGAAATTGAAGATTTATTTATTGGAATGGGATACGAAATTGCAGAGGGTCCAGAAGTTGAAAAGGACTATTATAATTTCGAAGCATTAAATTTACCTAAAGGTCACCCAGCACGTGATATGCAAGATTCTTTCTATATTTCAGAAGAAACATTAATGAGAACTCATACTTCACCTGTTCAAGCAAGAACAATGGAAGCAAATACCGAAAAAGGACCAATCAAAATTATTTGTCCAGGTAAAGTTTATCGCCGTGATGACGACGATGCTACACATTCTCATCAATTTATGCAAATTGAAGGTCTTGTAATTGGCGAAAACATTTCAATGAGTGACTTAAAAGGTACTTTACAACTTTTTGCGAAAAAAATGTTTGGTGAAGATCGTGAAATTCGCTTACGTCCAAGTTTCTTCCCATTCACTGAGCCTTCAGTAGAGATGGATATTTCTTGTATGAAATGTGGCGGAAAAGGTTGTAACATGTGTAAGCAAACTGGATGGATTGAAATTTTAGGTGCAGGTATGGTACATCCAAACGTACTTGAGATGGCTGGATATAATCCAAAAGAAGTTCAAGGATTTGCATTCGGAATGGGTCCAGAACGTATTGCATTATTGAAATATGGTATTGATGATATTCGTCATTTCTATACGAACGATATAAGATTCTTAAAGCAATTCCAACAAATGTAA
- a CDS encoding phenylalanine--tRNA ligase subunit beta codes for MFVSTKWLQEYVDLSGVTPDELAKLITKAGIEVEGVNILSEGIKNVVVGYVMEREQHPEADKLSKCTVDVGEEQPVQIICGAPNVAKGQKVIVAKVGAVLPGNFKIKKAKLRGEVSEGMICSLQELGIEGKVVAKEFSNGIFVLPSDAEVGADALEVLYRDDAVLELGLTPNRADCLNMIGVAYEVAAILDRDVKLPSICADSAANADYVSVTIEAKEDVPYYSAKLVKGVKIGPSPLWMQARLMSAGIRPINNVVDITNYILIEYGQPLHAFDFNKLNSSQIIVRHAKENEKIVTLDGEERTLQPHNLVIATDKEAVAVAGVMGGQSTEVDENTVDVLIESAVFRGQSVRQTSKDLGLRSDSSARFEKGIDVSRTFPASERAAQLMAELAGGTLEEGTVIADNLVDDAKSVSVSVSKINGVLGTSIDAETVKDIFRRLRLEATQNGEVFTVTVPSRRGDLSIEEDLVEEVGRLYGYDHIPATLPTGVASRGQLTPYQAKRRKIRKYLQHAGLYEAVTYSLTSNNKVKRFALETVDAEPVRLALPMSEERSELRFSLVPHLLDAVAYNVARKEENVQLFEAGSVFLTKEKNDLPHEEEYLAGALTGLWLQHAWQGEKKAVDFYVVKGILDGLFSELGLSNKIAYTAAKKEELHPGRTASIILNGEEIGFIGQVHPITQKEWDIKETYVFQLSLEKLLNTEFDDILYNAIPRFPSMSRDMALVVDSKVFAGDILSTIRSTGGRLLKDATIFDLYEGDKMEAGKKSVAFSLTYFDPERTLTDEEVTKSHSKVLKAVEETHNAQLRG; via the coding sequence ATGTTTGTATCGACTAAATGGTTACAAGAATACGTTGATTTAAGTGGTGTTACACCAGACGAACTTGCTAAGTTAATTACAAAAGCAGGTATTGAAGTTGAAGGAGTTAATATTCTTTCTGAAGGAATTAAAAATGTTGTTGTAGGTTATGTAATGGAACGTGAACAACATCCAGAGGCTGATAAATTATCAAAATGTACTGTTGATGTTGGAGAAGAGCAACCAGTCCAAATTATTTGTGGTGCACCGAATGTTGCAAAAGGTCAAAAAGTAATCGTTGCAAAAGTAGGCGCAGTTTTACCTGGTAATTTTAAAATTAAAAAAGCAAAGTTACGTGGTGAAGTTTCAGAAGGTATGATTTGTTCTCTTCAAGAGTTAGGAATTGAAGGGAAGGTAGTTGCAAAAGAATTCTCAAACGGAATCTTTGTTTTACCAAGCGATGCTGAAGTAGGTGCTGATGCATTAGAAGTACTTTACCGTGATGATGCAGTATTAGAACTTGGATTAACACCAAATCGTGCAGATTGCTTAAATATGATTGGTGTAGCATACGAAGTTGCAGCGATTTTAGACCGTGATGTGAAACTTCCATCAATTTGTGCTGACTCAGCTGCAAATGCTGATTATGTTTCCGTTACAATTGAAGCGAAAGAAGATGTTCCATACTACAGTGCTAAATTAGTTAAAGGTGTAAAAATTGGACCTTCTCCGTTATGGATGCAAGCTCGATTAATGAGCGCGGGTATTCGTCCTATTAACAATGTAGTTGATATTACGAACTATATTTTAATTGAGTACGGTCAACCTTTACACGCATTTGATTTTAATAAATTAAATAGTAGTCAAATTATTGTTCGTCACGCGAAGGAAAACGAAAAAATCGTTACACTTGATGGTGAAGAACGTACATTACAACCACATAATTTAGTTATTGCAACAGATAAAGAAGCAGTTGCAGTTGCAGGTGTAATGGGTGGTCAAAGTACAGAAGTTGATGAGAATACTGTAGATGTTTTAATCGAATCCGCTGTTTTCAGAGGCCAAAGTGTTCGTCAAACTTCAAAAGATCTAGGCTTACGAAGCGATTCAAGTGCTCGTTTTGAAAAAGGAATTGATGTTTCACGTACATTCCCTGCTTCGGAACGTGCTGCTCAGTTAATGGCTGAACTTGCTGGTGGAACATTAGAAGAAGGCACTGTCATTGCTGACAATTTAGTTGATGACGCTAAATCAGTATCAGTATCTGTAAGTAAAATTAATGGTGTACTTGGTACATCAATTGATGCAGAAACTGTTAAAGATATTTTCCGTCGCTTAAGATTAGAAGCTACTCAAAATGGTGAAGTATTTACTGTTACTGTTCCTAGCCGTCGTGGTGATCTTTCAATAGAAGAAGATTTAGTTGAAGAGGTAGGTAGATTATATGGCTATGACCATATTCCTGCTACATTACCAACTGGTGTTGCTAGTCGTGGACAATTAACACCATATCAAGCGAAACGTAGAAAAATTCGTAAATATTTACAACATGCAGGTCTTTACGAAGCAGTTACTTACTCTTTAACAAGTAATAATAAAGTAAAACGCTTTGCACTAGAAACTGTAGATGCAGAACCTGTACGCTTAGCATTACCTATGAGTGAAGAGCGTAGTGAGCTACGTTTCAGCTTAGTACCTCATTTATTAGACGCTGTAGCATATAATGTTGCACGTAAAGAAGAAAATGTTCAACTATTTGAAGCAGGCTCTGTATTCTTAACAAAGGAAAAGAACGATCTTCCACATGAAGAAGAATATTTAGCAGGTGCTTTAACTGGTTTATGGTTACAACATGCATGGCAAGGTGAGAAAAAAGCAGTAGATTTCTACGTTGTAAAAGGTATTTTAGATGGATTATTTAGTGAACTAGGTTTATCAAATAAAATAGCCTATACTGCTGCTAAAAAAGAAGAATTACACCCAGGACGTACTGCTAGTATTATATTAAACGGTGAAGAAATTGGATTTATTGGTCAAGTTCATCCTATTACTCAAAAAGAATGGGATATTAAAGAAACTTATGTTTTCCAATTATCTCTTGAAAAGCTATTAAATACTGAATTTGATGATATTTTATACAATGCAATTCCTCGATTCCCATCAATGAGCCGAGATATGGCATTAGTTGTTGATTCGAAAGTATTTGCGGGTGATATTCTTTCTACAATTCGTTCAACTGGTGGAAGACTTCTAAAAGATGCTACAATCTTTGATTTATACGAAGGTGATAAGATGGAAGCTGGTAAAAAATCAGTTGCCTTCTCATTAACGTATTTCGATCCAGAACGTACTTTAACGGATGAAGAAGTAACAAAATCTCACTCTAAAGTATTAAAAGCAGTAGAAGAAACACATAATGCTCAATTAAGAGGCTAA